One window of Clarias gariepinus isolate MV-2021 ecotype Netherlands chromosome 21, CGAR_prim_01v2, whole genome shotgun sequence genomic DNA carries:
- the LOC128509426 gene encoding uncharacterized protein LOC128509426 — translation MVQDKALLVFLCVIGLLSETLCSLTLEAEVGDKVTIWCQHDLTNTGHIFWFKHTSDSVPLPIGCKKFMIPYSLAACYFFTESERIVMSVYYKNTSLTITAVNVSDTGLYYCSYVELNQVNFSNSTSLHVKDVNITFSKDKATDSPDVFFMLTVVLGAVSVVLLSVLIFIILKHRKTYGGAAEEGNEAAESDSMYYAAQQLSKMITTATKGHSENVYTHVIYSSLAQRNVCS, via the exons ATGGTCCAGGATAAAGCTCTGCTTGTGTTTCTCTGTGTCATTG gtttGCTCTCAGAGACTCTGTGCTCTTTAACTTTGGAAGCAGAAGTTGGAGATAAAGTCACTATTTGGTGCCAACATGACCTGACTAATACAGGACACATCTTCTGGTTTAAACACACGAGTGATTCAGTTCCACTTCCTATTGGGTGTAAAAAATTTATGATACCGTATTCATTAGCAGCATGTTACTTCTTtactgagagtgagagaatagTGATGTCTGTTTATTACAAGAACACGTCTCTCACCATCACTGCAGTAAATGTCTCTGATACAGGACTCTATTACTGCAGCTACGTAGAACTGAACCAAGTTAACTTTAGCAACTCAACCTCTTTACATGTGAAAG atgtaaatattacattttccaaGGACAAAGCAACAG ACTCTCCTGATGTCTTCTTCATGCTGACTGTGGTGCTTGGTGCAGTAAGTGTGGTTCTTCTCAGTGTCCTGATCTTCATTATACTGAAGCACAGAAAAACTTACGGAG GTGCCGCAGAAGAAGGAAATGAG GCTGCTGAATCTGACTCAATGTATTATGCTGCACAACAACTTTCTAAAATGATAACCACAGCAACAAAGGGACACAGTGAGAATGTGTATACACATGTTATCTATTCTTCACTTGCCCAACGTAATGTGTGTTCATAA